The following is a genomic window from Pedobacter sp. KBS0701.
AGTTACATTCATTAATCTAGTAATATTTTCCAATTGGGTAATGCCTGTCTTCGCTGTAACCTCTATCATATCCAGCATATAAATGATATAAGGCTCCCAATTGTTAGTTTCGGTTACAGCTTTTAGATTTTTATAATAATCATTTTTATTCTTGATGATGTACCCGCTTAAGTAAATTGCAGGAATGTGTAAAAGCTTACTTATTTTTAAATATAATAAAAGCAAAATACGTCCTGTTCTACCATTTCCATCAGCGAAAGGGTGTATTGCCTCAAACTGATAGTGCATTGCCGCCATTTTTATTAAAGGATCAATTTCTTTGTTGCTATTTATGAATTTTTCTAAATCAGCTAATTTTTCCCTAATAATATTTTCGCCTGTGGGTGGCGTGTAAATCACTTCGCCTTTATTGTTTTTTAAAGTTGTTCCTGGTGTGTTTCTAATTGCTGCCTGGTTCTGTTTTATACATTGTACTATCTCTATACATAAATTTGTGGTGATAAAGGGTTTCTTTTCTAATTTTTTTAAACCTAGCCACAAAGCTTCTTTGTAATTTAAGACCTCCTTTGTCAAGCTATTCTCAAAATTATTGTCGGCTACTAGGTTTTTGTATAGTTCATCATTTGTTGTAATGATGTTTTCAATTTCTGAACTGGCTTTTGCTTCTTGTAAATGAATGGTATCTAAAAAAAGTGTTGGGTTTGGTAAATTAACAAGTGCACCATTTAATTGAGCAAGCGCTCTGCTTGCAGAAATTGTTTTAAGCAATATTTCTCTGGTTTCGATATCCTTATTAGGAGGTAATAAGGGTAATTTATTATAAGGTATTTCTCGTTTAAACTTTTCCATAACAGAAGTAAATTTTACCTGCAATCATACAACGAGTGTAAATATAGTTAAATTTTACACTCGTAATTTATACAAGGGTAAAATTTACGCTCGTAATATAAACGGGAGTAAAATAAATTTAATTTTACCCTCGTTTTTTAAGTGTCCTAATTATCTGGCTGATCCTATACTATTTAAGATCGATTTTACTAAGCTTAAGCGATTTATAAAATTATTTATCAAGTCCCTTATTTAATATCGTTTCAAAAACTGGCCGGAAATACAGTAAAACTTTATCATTTATGAGTTTGTAATTTTCTTTATCAAAAACCACATCATCGAATTTGTGATTTTTGTAGCCAGGCGCCAGAAGTATTTTTAAATTATTGCTTCCTTTTAAATACCTAATTAATGATAAATTATAAAACAATATTGGTCGCTTATCATATATACTCAATGTTGCAATGCCAAAATCATGATCGAAACCATAAAACATTTGCATAGGATCTGTTAAGGTATAAGCATTTTCTTTTCTAATAATTATAATTTGATCCAGGTTATTTTTAATGCAGAAATCTTCAGCATAAGCAACCATTTTTTTGTATTTATTTCGCTGAGAAAAATACTCCAGTTCCTTAAAATCAAAATTTTCTAATTCCTTATTTTCAATATCTTTTTTATTTAAATAATCAGTTAAATAAGTTAACAGATTAAAACTTAAGTCGTTCTCAGCAAGTGCTTTGGGTTTAAATGCTCCTTTCAGGTAAACGTATCCCATTTGATAGTTAATGTCGGAGACAATTCCGGTTTTTTGTGCAATTGAACACAACGGAACAAGAAAAATTAAAATCGTAAATATAATTTTCATTTTAGACGGTCTCTGTTTATGAATACGTTTTATTTCCTCTATTTTTTCATTCGTATCTCACGAAAAATTTAAACCTCCCAGGTTTTTAAAACCTGGGAGGTTTAAAGATATTCTATTTCACCACCTGCACCCACTTACCTGCTTCTGTGGCCGAAATATCATTATTATACATCGCTTCACATTGAACAGCCGATAAGTAATATTTACCCAGATAAGATGCGTTCAGCAATACCTTATAAACCAGGCTTTCGCCCTCTCTAACATTAAAGTAAGTGAAAACGCGATCATCCCTAATGTCCTGATAGGTAAAAGGAGATGAAGCTAAAATACTCTGGTTATCGTTAACGCGGGTATTAATAATTTCCCATCCCGAAGGGAAAATTTGAGTTAATGCCATTTGTTCGTAGTAACCCATCCTGCCAGGATTTTTTACCGTTACCTCTGCGTAGAAATCTGTTCCTTGTTTTAAAGTAGTAGGATCTAGAACTTTTCCGTTTAAACGTTTGTAGCTCACACTCATATCTAAAACCTCAGGACGGTTAGGTAAAAAGTTGTTCTGACCAGCAACTGGTTGACCTTCTAAAACCAAGCGAACAAAAAGTACATTATTTCCATTGTTAGTAACCGATGCGGTGTTGCCTTTAAAGGTTACAGGTGTGCTGTTAATATATTGATTTGAATTAACAGGTGCCGTTTTTCCATCTAATATATATTGGTACTGCAATTTATTGGCAGACTGATTTGAACCGCAGAATTTAGCGATAGCCAGCAAACTGTAAGCGGTTGTTTGTGTGCTATACCAGGTGTTTTCACCAAGTTTGGCTGCTAAAGGTTGTAATAAACTGGCTGCTTTTGCTTTCTGACCGAGTAGGGTTAAGGTTTCTAAAATCATGGCTTGATCACGAACATCAGACCCATAAGTGCCACCCAGTTGTTTGTAAGCCTGGATGGAAGTATCCAGTCCTCTAATAATGTTCAGGGCCACCTCATTTTGCCCAGCTAGTTTATAAGCTGCTGCCAAACGCCATTTCGCTGCCACAGATAAATATTGGAAAGCTTTTAAACGGTTCATGGCAGCCATTTCAGGCTTTTTAGCCAATGCCAGCATGTATAAACGGTACGCTTGTGATAGATCGCCACCATAGAAATTATTACTGTTTGGTGCCCAGTTTGTCGCTTTTGATTTTTGAAAGCGCAATAACTCATCCAGAAGGCCGACAGGTAAGGTATAACCAGCATTTTGTGCCTCAATTAAGAAATGACCGGCATAATTACTTCCCCATTCGTCAGATGTTCCTTCTCCAGGCCAGTAAGATAAACCACCATCAGTAGTTTGGAAACCTTTTAGTCTGTTTATTCCAGCTTTGATGTTTTTCTCTGTTTTGGCTTTCTGCTGATCATTCAATGGGCTCAACCGATCTAAAAATAGTTGTGGGAATATGCCTGATGTAGTTTGTTCAATACAGCCATGGGGATATTGAATGAGGTAACTCAATCTTTTGCCAAGGTTAATCGCCGGAATAGAAGATACTTCTAGTGAACCAGAATTGGTACCGGTCATTCCGATCGGTAAATAGTTTACAGCCCATTTGGTATGCGGCTGAACCGTTGCAGACACCACATTGGTTACATAAGGATTTGGATTTCTGATGTCCATTTCTACATCGTAAACCGTTTTTTCTGATCCACTTTGCGCGATCACTTTTACCTTGGCAATACCTACATTGTTCGGTGCTTTTACCTCAAAGGAGGTCATCTGCTCGCCCGTTTGTTTGTAGTAAAGCTGTTGTTTATTATTGCCCTGAACAATTAAATTACTGGCCTGAAGCTGTACGGATACCTTTTTAAGGTTATTCTCTGTAGCGAAAACGGTTACAGGCAGCGTAAAACTCTCACCTGGGCCAATTACTCTTGGCAAGGTAGCCAAAACCATTAAAGGCTTCTTAACCTGAACCGATTTTTCTGCAAAACCATAAGCTGCATCCTGTCCGGCAACTACCATAGCCCTCACCGCGCCAATATATTGCGGTAATTTAAATTTGTGTGTTTTACTTTCTCCTTTACCAATGGTAAACGGCCCCATAAATTTAACTACTGCTTTAAAGCGGTTCGCTTTAGCCGGATTAAGGTTTTTGTTGATGCTACCATCACCACCGATGCTTAAAATACGCTCTAAATTTCCACCCCATGCGCCAAGTACATAGTCGAATAAATCCCATGTTTTAACACCCAAACCTTCGCGGGCATAAAATGCACCATGTGGATCCGGTGTTTTAAATCGGGTTAAATCCAATAAACCTTCATCAACCAGGGCAATGGTATAGGTCATCGCTTTACCGTTCTGCTCGCCAACAGTGATGGTGTTTTCGGTTTCCGGTTTAATTTTATCGGCCATTTTAATGGTCGGTTTTAAAATGGTTTGCGGATCTTCTATAGAAAGTGGAATAGCTCCATACATTCTAATTGGTAAATCGTTAACTGTTTGTGCATGCGGTTGTAATAAAGTAATATTGGCAAAAACATTAGGTGCCATCTCTTTTTCAGCTTTGAACTTAAATTGCGTTTGTCCGGCTTTGGTATCTACCCAGAAGGTTTTTAATACCCGGCTTCCATTTTCAATGGAGATCAGTGCTCTTCCGTTTTTGCCCGTTGGAATGGTTAGGGTAATATCTTCTCCAACGGTAAATTTTTCTTTATTGGCTGTGAAAGATAACATAGAGGCCTCAGTTGGGTTGCTGCCTTGTTCACGTTGTGCCCAGCCCGGCCAATCAATGTAAACAGATTTGCCGGTAACATGTCCGCCATTTACATCGCGTACTAAAATTAAATAACGGCCCCATTCTGGTTCATCAACGCGTAAATTCCAGCTTCCTTTTCCGTTGAATAGGTTTACCTGATGACTTTCTACCAGTTTATTGAACTGGTTTTGAGTGAAATTGGCGTAAGTGTTCTGATCATCCTGTTCCCACCACCAGCGCCATTGGGTTTTATACAACTCTACTGTAACGGTTTTGGTGCCGCTCAATAATTTTCCATCGGTATTTACATTAACGATTTCAATTTTATGCTCTTTTCCGGTAACCAACATACCACTTAAACGATCGCCCTTTTCAGCACGGATCCCTAAATAGCTGTTGTATACGTGATAGGGAATACTGAAATTATCGATGCTGAAGTTACCTCCCGGTTCGAAAACTTTTGTGGTGAAATTTGCTCTTAATACACCAGGAGCAGTATTGTTCTCATTTAGATTGGTGTTAATCTGAGCGGTACCGTTTTGGTTTAATGTACCTTCGAAAATGGTTTTAACCTGCGATTCAAAGTTAACCGTAGGATTATCAAAACTAAAACCCTCAAAGCCTTTAAACTTGGTTTCGGTGGTGTTTAAGTTTACATCAACCTTTGCTTTTAAGTTTTGTGCAACGGCACCGAACAGCCATTTAGCAGATAGGGTAGCAGCTGAGGTTCCTGCGCTTAAATATGTTTTATTGCCAACGTTGAAATCAATTTTCAAGCGGTTTGGCATTACGGTTTCAATTTTTAAGGTTTTGGTAAAAGTAGCACCGCCTGCTTTCACTTTGGCCATCCAGTTACCGGTAGGTGCAGTACTTTCTGTCGCGGTTTTAAAGGTGTAGAATCCATTTAAAGGCTTGCCATTAATCAATCTTTTGTAAAGCTGGCCTTTAGGATTATAGAATTCCATGGTTACCGGGTAGTTGGCCGGAAGTTTTTTTAATTTATCTTCCAGAACGAAAGAAACAAATAAACTGTCGCCAGGTCTCCAAACGCCACGTTCTCCATAAATAAAACCTTTTAATCCACTTTGAACTATATCGCCTCCCACATCGAACCGGCTTAAAGGAAGTGAGCTGCCATCGTCTAATTTAAGGTAGCCACGTTCCGAACCATTTTTAGCGATCAATAAAAATGGCTGGCGTTTCAGGTCAAAACTTGCAAAACCATCACCATCAGTTTTAGTCGTAAAAATGATCTGTTTCTGGTAATCCATTAATTCCAGGTTTATACCACTCAATGGTTTTGCTGTTAATAAATCTGTTGCGACAATCAGCATGCTATTGTCGTTACCGCGTTTAGCCACTAAGCCTATATTTGAGGCAATTAAGTTTCTGCTAGCCCAGCGCTGGTTGGTATAAAATGATGGTGTACATGGATTGTCTTTATCATCCCATCTGTAATTTGGCGGATAATAATTATTATAACGCTGCCAAAAATCATCATCCTCATCAATCTTTTCACCATAACCTTCATAATCCCCATATTCGCTTTCTTCATCATTACCATCGCCTTTTTCTACTCCGGCTTTGCAATTGTAAGCGTTATATTCCTGTCTGAAAGCAATGGTAACACGGTACATCGCACCAGGTTCAGTACGGATCATTTTATCCAGATCGAGTGTAAAGCGGTTCTTTTTATGAAGGTTAAGCGCTTTATCTTCATCTAAGCGTACCGTTTTTTGCAGAATTGGTTTGGCTACTCTCCGCAATTCGTTACCATCTTTATAACTATTGGTTTGAAAAAACTGCGGAATGTTGTTTTCATAAATCTTGATCACTGTTACATCAACAGCCTTTAAATTAATTGCTTCAAAAGGTAAAACCAATTTTCCTGAATTGGGTAAAATGGTGCCAGCACCTGCAATGGTAACTGATGGTAGTTTATCTTCGAAGACAAGATTGGCTACTTTACCGGTGGTTAGCGTTTTGGCGTTGATATTTTCGACCCCTGCATTTACACTTAAAGCATAATTGCCTTTTAATTCTTCTGGTGCGTACACTTTAACCTGACTGGCATCAATGGTGTACCTAACATCACTTAGGTTGCCCAGGGTGATCATACCGGTTAAATCCTGTCCTACACCAATTGGTTCAGAAAACTGTACCAATGCATAATCTTCTTCTCCCTGAATGGCTTTCATATCAAGGATTTCGAATTTATTTATGGACGGAACACGAACTTCTACTTCTCCTTTTTGATCGGCATCAATGGCATCACCATCCCATTCTAATTTTAAATTTTGGTCGTTACCCGTCTTTTTAATGCTATCGATGGTAAATTTCGAGGTGTTTTTAGCCGGATCATGTTGCCATTTGATTTTTAATTTCTGATCAAAATCCAGTGACAGCGTTTTTTCAATTTTACTTGTTTCTTCCACGTCGGCAGTAGCTACTTCACCTGTAAGTTTCATGTAATCCAGAGAAGTGTTGTTTTGCGACACCAATCCGTTTTGAGAAAGCATGATCCCCGGGGTAATTACTTTAAACTCAAAATCGAAGTCTTCAAGACCTTTTTCTGTAGGAGAAACTTCCGAAAGTTTAAAGGTCGCCTCGTAGTTTTTACCTGGTTTAAGGCTTTCATCAGGTCTGAATTCAACTGTTTGAGGGTCTATCCAATAGGTTTTTCCAGAGATAGAAGGAGAGAAGTCGAAAAGTTCGCGGGTATCTGCTTTGCCCAGATCCTGCATGCCCGTTGCGGCATTAGCCAGGTGGACGCGGATAAAACTCTTTTTCGAAATGGTACCGGAAGTATAAGCTTCGATATATTTCGCATAAGCCTGGTTTTCTTCGTGATTTTTCTTTTTCCTGTTAAAATAAATAAATACGATTGCAACTATTGAAATAGCGAGCAAGCCAATAAAAATAAATTTCTTTTTTGAGGACGATTGGTAGGTAGATGGTTGTTCCATAAATGAAATTCGTTAAGATAAATGAGATTATAACGCTGCGGTTGCCACAATTGTTATGCCGTAATTCACTCGAATATACCGAAATTCCACTGTTCCACCCGAAAATCAACTAAATTGAAGTTAAAAGAAATAATGTTGAAAATTAAAGTGAATGGTTTGTTCATTTGCAGGGTTTTGAATATGTTTACAGCATCAACTTCAATAAAACCAGATATGACAAAGAAACTCTTAATTCTTTCGTGTTTATTAATTTCTATGCATTTTTGTTTTGCGCAAAAAACAAATGCAGAAAAAGAAGTAAATGATTCTGTAAGCAAACTGATCAGCTTAATGATAAATCCTGATAGTCTGGGTTTGGACAAATTGTTACTCAATAACCTGAGTTATGGCCACTCAAGCGGGAAAGTGCAAACTAAACAAGAGTTTATGCATTCGCTTCTTTCTGGTGAATCTGATTTTCTAGATATCAACTTAACGGATCAATCGGTTATTATTCAGAATAAAACAGCCTTAGTTAGGCATACCTTAAATGCTAAAACGAATGATAAAAATGTTCCAGGAAATGTAAAATTATATATTCTTTTAATCTGGAGTAAAGAAAAATCAGGCTGGAAGTTGCTTGGAAGGCAGGCTGTTAAGGTTCTATGATTTTTTTTACAATTTCGGAATCCGATTCCGAAATTGTAAATTTATAAAATGATAGAAAGAACTGCTAAAAAAGAACTTCTTGATTTAAGTAATCAATTTAAATCAGTAGCCGTAATTGGCCCAAGGCAATCTGGAAAAACTACCTTAACAAAAAATGTTTTTCCAGAGAAACCCTATGTTTCTCTGGAAAATCCGGATACGCGTTTATACGCCGAAGATGACCCTCGTGGATTTTTAAGTCAATTTCCTAATGGAGCTATCTTAGATGAGGCCCAGAGGACCCCTAAACTCTTTTCTTATATACAGCAAATTCTTGATGAATCGAAGTCTAAAGGAAAGTTCATCATAACTGGATCTAATAATTTCTTACTTCAAGAAAGTATTGTGCAAAGCTTAGCTGGGAGAGTAGCTTACATTAAACTGCTACCTCTTTCTATCCCAGAATTAAAATCTGCAAATTTGCTTGAAGAAAATATTAATAGTTTTATTCTTAAGGGCGGTTATCCACCTATCTATGATCAAAACATTCCGCCGAATAAATGGCACCAAAATTATATAAATACCTATTTGGAAAAAGATGTGAGGCAGATAAAGAATATTACCAATTTATCATTATTCGAAAGGTTTTTAAGACTATGTGCAGGTAGGACCGGGCAGTTACTAAATATGAACAGTTTAGGAATTGAAGTTGGGGTAGACAGCAAAACAATTGCTTCGTGGATTGCGGTTCTTGAAA
Proteins encoded in this region:
- a CDS encoding alpha-2-macroglobulin, which gives rise to MEQPSTYQSSSKKKFIFIGLLAISIVAIVFIYFNRKKKNHEENQAYAKYIEAYTSGTISKKSFIRVHLANAATGMQDLGKADTRELFDFSPSISGKTYWIDPQTVEFRPDESLKPGKNYEATFKLSEVSPTEKGLEDFDFEFKVITPGIMLSQNGLVSQNNTSLDYMKLTGEVATADVEETSKIEKTLSLDFDQKLKIKWQHDPAKNTSKFTIDSIKKTGNDQNLKLEWDGDAIDADQKGEVEVRVPSINKFEILDMKAIQGEEDYALVQFSEPIGVGQDLTGMITLGNLSDVRYTIDASQVKVYAPEELKGNYALSVNAGVENINAKTLTTGKVANLVFEDKLPSVTIAGAGTILPNSGKLVLPFEAINLKAVDVTVIKIYENNIPQFFQTNSYKDGNELRRVAKPILQKTVRLDEDKALNLHKKNRFTLDLDKMIRTEPGAMYRVTIAFRQEYNAYNCKAGVEKGDGNDEESEYGDYEGYGEKIDEDDDFWQRYNNYYPPNYRWDDKDNPCTPSFYTNQRWASRNLIASNIGLVAKRGNDNSMLIVATDLLTAKPLSGINLELMDYQKQIIFTTKTDGDGFASFDLKRQPFLLIAKNGSERGYLKLDDGSSLPLSRFDVGGDIVQSGLKGFIYGERGVWRPGDSLFVSFVLEDKLKKLPANYPVTMEFYNPKGQLYKRLINGKPLNGFYTFKTATESTAPTGNWMAKVKAGGATFTKTLKIETVMPNRLKIDFNVGNKTYLSAGTSAATLSAKWLFGAVAQNLKAKVDVNLNTTETKFKGFEGFSFDNPTVNFESQVKTIFEGTLNQNGTAQINTNLNENNTAPGVLRANFTTKVFEPGGNFSIDNFSIPYHVYNSYLGIRAEKGDRLSGMLVTGKEHKIEIVNVNTDGKLLSGTKTVTVELYKTQWRWWWEQDDQNTYANFTQNQFNKLVESHQVNLFNGKGSWNLRVDEPEWGRYLILVRDVNGGHVTGKSVYIDWPGWAQREQGSNPTEASMLSFTANKEKFTVGEDITLTIPTGKNGRALISIENGSRVLKTFWVDTKAGQTQFKFKAEKEMAPNVFANITLLQPHAQTVNDLPIRMYGAIPLSIEDPQTILKPTIKMADKIKPETENTITVGEQNGKAMTYTIALVDEGLLDLTRFKTPDPHGAFYAREGLGVKTWDLFDYVLGAWGGNLERILSIGGDGSINKNLNPAKANRFKAVVKFMGPFTIGKGESKTHKFKLPQYIGAVRAMVVAGQDAAYGFAEKSVQVKKPLMVLATLPRVIGPGESFTLPVTVFATENNLKKVSVQLQASNLIVQGNNKQQLYYKQTGEQMTSFEVKAPNNVGIAKVKVIAQSGSEKTVYDVEMDIRNPNPYVTNVVSATVQPHTKWAVNYLPIGMTGTNSGSLEVSSIPAINLGKRLSYLIQYPHGCIEQTTSGIFPQLFLDRLSPLNDQQKAKTEKNIKAGINRLKGFQTTDGGLSYWPGEGTSDEWGSNYAGHFLIEAQNAGYTLPVGLLDELLRFQKSKATNWAPNSNNFYGGDLSQAYRLYMLALAKKPEMAAMNRLKAFQYLSVAAKWRLAAAYKLAGQNEVALNIIRGLDTSIQAYKQLGGTYGSDVRDQAMILETLTLLGQKAKAASLLQPLAAKLGENTWYSTQTTAYSLLAIAKFCGSNQSANKLQYQYILDGKTAPVNSNQYINSTPVTFKGNTASVTNNGNNVLFVRLVLEGQPVAGQNNFLPNRPEVLDMSVSYKRLNGKVLDPTTLKQGTDFYAEVTVKNPGRMGYYEQMALTQIFPSGWEIINTRVNDNQSILASSPFTYQDIRDDRVFTYFNVREGESLVYKVLLNASYLGKYYLSAVQCEAMYNNDISATEAGKWVQVVK
- a CDS encoding Fic family protein, translated to MEKFKREIPYNKLPLLPPNKDIETREILLKTISASRALAQLNGALVNLPNPTLFLDTIHLQEAKASSEIENIITTNDELYKNLVADNNFENSLTKEVLNYKEALWLGLKKLEKKPFITTNLCIEIVQCIKQNQAAIRNTPGTTLKNNKGEVIYTPPTGENIIREKLADLEKFINSNKEIDPLIKMAAMHYQFEAIHPFADGNGRTGRILLLLYLKISKLLHIPAIYLSGYIIKNKNDYYKNLKAVTETNNWEPYIIYMLDMIEVTAKTGITQLENITRLMNVTADEIKLRLPKVYSKDLIEILFKLPYTKRQTLTNANLGTPKTVGNYLTLLESNGFLKSTKVGKEKLYINYKLLDILEKN
- a CDS encoding ATP-binding protein, translated to MIERTAKKELLDLSNQFKSVAVIGPRQSGKTTLTKNVFPEKPYVSLENPDTRLYAEDDPRGFLSQFPNGAILDEAQRTPKLFSYIQQILDESKSKGKFIITGSNNFLLQESIVQSLAGRVAYIKLLPLSIPELKSANLLEENINSFILKGGYPPIYDQNIPPNKWHQNYINTYLEKDVRQIKNITNLSLFERFLRLCAGRTGQLLNMNSLGIEVGVDSKTIASWIAVLESSFVIHLLRPHHQNFNKRIVKMPKLYFYDTGLAAALLGIQNEQQLDTHPGKGSLFENMVIIEMLKSRFNLGLSDNLYFWRDNVGNEIDVLIDEGGTLYPIEIKAGKTINTDYFKGINFWNKLTSGIGGTIIYAGNQSQIRSNDINIYPWNSIGWK
- a CDS encoding nuclear transport factor 2 family protein, whose translation is MTKKLLILSCLLISMHFCFAQKTNAEKEVNDSVSKLISLMINPDSLGLDKLLLNNLSYGHSSGKVQTKQEFMHSLLSGESDFLDINLTDQSVIIQNKTALVRHTLNAKTNDKNVPGNVKLYILLIWSKEKSGWKLLGRQAVKVL